The Pseudomonas putida nucleotide sequence CGGAGTCGACCGTGTGTACCGCACTGATGGAGAACCCAGATGAACCGACCCGACGATCCCAAGGCCTACACACCCACCGAAATCGACGACACCGAAGACCGCATGGGCAGTGTCCGTGAACTGGACTTCAGCGACCGAAACGACGAGCGCGAAGGCCGTGTCGGCGATGAACGGCCAGCCGCTGAGGTGGCCCAGGAATTCCCGCCGCGGCGCGTTGCCGAAAGCGGCATGACCGGCGGCGAAGCCCTGAGCGACAGCCTGCATGAGGACAACGTGACCTACGACGACCTCAGCCCCGACACGCTGCTGGACGAAACCGGCGCCCGCGACCCGCATGAACCTGGCGACGGAGGGCCGGCAGACCAGGCCCTGCGCCATGTGGATGCCGACGAGATTGGCGGCGGCATCGGTCTGGATGAGGCAGAACTTGCACGTTCTGCACCACTGGATGGCGAGCCATGGACAGATGATGTCATCGAAGACGACGAGGGGAACACACGATGAACGAGCAACGTTGTGCCTGTAATCATTGCAGCTGTACCGTCGATGCCAATGCCGTGCAGCAGGGTGGCAAGGCCTACTGCTGCGAGGCCTGCGCCAGCGGGCACCGCAATGGCGAACCGTGCCGCATGGCCGACTGCAAGTGTGGAGAAACCGTGCAGCCCAAGGAAAGCAACGTGGACAATGCGCTGGACGAGACCTTCCCGGCCAGTGACCCTATCTCGCCCTGAAGCGCATTCTCTGGGTCAATGTGTCTGCCAGATGCC carries:
- a CDS encoding phosphotransferase system, HPr-related protein, producing MNRPDDPKAYTPTEIDDTEDRMGSVRELDFSDRNDEREGRVGDERPAAEVAQEFPPRRVAESGMTGGEALSDSLHEDNVTYDDLSPDTLLDETGARDPHEPGDGGPADQALRHVDADEIGGGIGLDEAELARSAPLDGEPWTDDVIEDDEGNTR
- a CDS encoding metallothionein, whose product is MNEQRCACNHCSCTVDANAVQQGGKAYCCEACASGHRNGEPCRMADCKCGETVQPKESNVDNALDETFPASDPISP